A genomic region of Zea mays cultivar B73 chromosome 6, Zm-B73-REFERENCE-NAM-5.0, whole genome shotgun sequence contains the following coding sequences:
- the LOC100193273 gene encoding Ribonucleoside-diphosphate reductase small chain has translation MPSTPTLVPPCDAVEPLLAESSDRFSMFPIRFPQIWEFYKKAVASFWTAEEVDLSADARHWDEALSPDERHFISHVLAFFAASDGIVLENLASRFMSDVQVAEARAFYGFQIAIENIHSEMYSLLLETYIRDDVEKDRLFRAIDTVPAVRRKADWAMRWIDGGERFAERLVAFACVEGIFFSGSFCAIFWLKKRGLMPGLTFSNELISRDEGLHCDFACLLYDVLRSKLDEARVRTIVADAVDIEREFVCDALPVSLVGMNGDLMSQYIEFVADRLLMALGCKKMYNVTNPFDWMELISLQGKTNFFEKRVGDYQKASVMNSLNGSAAANHVFSIDEDF, from the coding sequence ATGCCTTCTACGCCGACGCTGGTCCCTCCGTGCGACGCGGTGGAGCCACTGCTGGCGGAGTCCTCCGACCGCTTCTCCATGTTCCCGATCCGCTTCCCGCAGATCTGGGAGTTCTACAAGAAGGCGGTGGCGTCCTTCTGGACGGCCGAGGAGGTTGACCTCTCTGCCGACGCCCGGCACTGGGACGAGGCGCTGTCCCCCGACGAGCGCCACTTCATCTCTCACGTGCTCGCCTTCTTCGCCGCCTCCGACGGCATCGTGCTCGAGAACCTCGCGTCCCGCTTCATGTCCGACGTGCAGGTCGCCGAGGCGCGGGCCTTCTACGGCTTCCAGATCGCCATCGAGAACATCCACTCGGAGATGTACTCGCTGCTGCTCGAGACCTACATCCGCGACGACGTCGAGAAGGACCGCCTCTTCCGCGCCATCGATACGGTGCCCGCGGTCCGGCGCAAGGCGGACTGGGCCATGCGCTGGATCGACGGCGGGGAGCGCTTCGCCGAGCGCCTCGTTGCCTTCGCCTGCGTCGAGGGCATCTTCTTCTCGGGCTCCTTCTGCGCCATCTTTTGGCTGAAGAAGCGCGGGCTCATGCCGGGCCTCACCTTCTCCAACGAGCTCATCTCCCGCGACGAGGGCCTGCACTGCGATTTCGCCTGCCTCCTCTACGATGTCCTACGCAGCAAGCTCGACGAGGCCCGCGTGCGCACGATCGTCGCTGACGCCGTCGACATCGAGCGCGAGTTCGTCTGCGACGCCCTCCCTGTCTCCCTCGTCGGCATGAACGGGGACCTCATGAGCCAGTACATCGAGTTCGTGGCCGACCGCCTGCTCATGGCGCTCGGGTGCAAGAAGATGTACAACGTGACCAACCCCTTCGACTGGATGGAGCTCATCTCGCTGCAGGGAAAGACCAACTTCTTCGAGAAGCGCGTCGGTGACTACCAGAAGGCCTCCGTCATGAACAGCCTCAACGGCAGCGCCGCCGCCAACCACGTCTTCAGCATCGACGAGGACTTTTGA